From a single Pseudomonas cremoricolorata genomic region:
- a CDS encoding phage tail length tape measure family protein: MTTIAELGIRIDSTQAAQAAINLDKYTAAVKRSGEAAVQAGRAWDLTLSGLQRSSESLQQQLETLQFTALDLPQQRASLGNTAPSAASTDGGGLMGVLEGANTTADAFRNARDAVNEVSGMMPPLAMGVGTVAAGAGAAVAAIGALAYGYVAGMQETEAYNRALILSGEVAGVSANALADMAERLGGGSATVGEAAAALAQLAGSGKIAGDNFEQIASAALAMEDATGKAVSTTVDEFVKIAEDPVSAAQALNDQYHFLTASVYSQIAALQEQGDETGAAQLLTETYAQTLESRSAQVTENLGAVQRAWRSIKNEAAGALDTVLDIGRQTTEAQQIAKLEAKLARPANYSTHPYFGPGSNRKADEQELERLKLELKQSEEAARLKAQKQRTEDEAMAGVQVIAREAKASITQVERLQNRLDDLHAARNKAAGAVGGIASDVQAQFERSDRALQAQIERAKRQTTTPAPRSAAPRPAAQARAVSALEAKPCTCPGETARPAKVPATACANEPMENVDYRLGKPLFTPLPGLEPPADKDDEKGEKDASKTAHSLGEIAVIWGESASKAFEKFRNQGQDVAKDTEELFARTFTSMEDAVVAFATTGKFSFSDFAQSVLADMAKLAARQAASSLLSSLAGAAINMFTSTPAATPATFPTMDNFNFALEPGPDFVPNTPFSKGGYTGNGGKYEPAGIVHGGEFVLRKEIVSRPGMRDYLENLNGGGAIDSGGGSASQPLLMQMTTGGGTAIQVSTQVNVHTQDRSGQGMQLDQQTLQQQMEKQMKSAAERAVADSWRPGGLSHRSSQGRR, encoded by the coding sequence ATGACAACGATTGCCGAATTGGGGATCCGGATTGACTCCACACAGGCCGCCCAGGCGGCCATCAATCTCGACAAATATACCGCTGCGGTCAAACGCAGCGGCGAGGCAGCCGTCCAGGCCGGTCGCGCCTGGGACCTGACCCTGAGCGGCCTGCAACGTAGCAGTGAGTCCCTGCAGCAGCAGCTCGAAACATTACAGTTCACCGCCCTCGACCTGCCGCAGCAAAGGGCCAGCCTAGGCAACACGGCGCCATCGGCAGCGAGCACTGACGGTGGCGGGCTGATGGGCGTGCTCGAAGGCGCCAACACCACAGCCGACGCCTTCAGGAATGCCCGCGATGCGGTCAACGAAGTGAGCGGAATGATGCCGCCGCTGGCCATGGGCGTGGGTACGGTCGCTGCCGGCGCTGGAGCGGCGGTCGCCGCGATCGGGGCACTGGCCTATGGCTATGTCGCCGGCATGCAGGAAACCGAGGCGTACAACCGGGCGTTGATTCTCAGCGGCGAAGTCGCGGGGGTGAGTGCCAATGCCCTGGCCGACATGGCCGAGCGTCTGGGTGGCGGCAGCGCCACGGTGGGCGAAGCCGCAGCGGCACTCGCCCAGCTGGCCGGCAGCGGCAAGATCGCCGGGGATAACTTCGAGCAGATCGCCAGCGCGGCGCTGGCCATGGAAGACGCCACCGGCAAGGCAGTGTCCACCACCGTCGACGAGTTCGTGAAAATCGCCGAGGACCCGGTCAGTGCTGCCCAGGCGCTCAACGACCAATACCACTTCCTGACGGCTTCGGTGTATTCGCAAATCGCTGCGCTGCAGGAACAGGGCGATGAAACCGGCGCGGCGCAGTTGCTCACCGAGACCTACGCGCAGACTCTTGAAAGCCGCTCGGCGCAAGTCACCGAGAACCTCGGCGCGGTGCAACGTGCCTGGCGCAGCATCAAGAACGAAGCGGCAGGGGCACTGGACACAGTACTCGATATCGGGCGCCAGACCACCGAAGCCCAGCAGATCGCCAAGCTTGAAGCCAAGCTGGCGCGGCCAGCGAACTATTCCACGCATCCGTACTTTGGGCCTGGCAGTAACCGCAAGGCGGATGAGCAGGAGCTGGAGCGCCTGAAGCTTGAGCTCAAGCAGTCCGAGGAGGCGGCTCGACTCAAAGCGCAGAAACAGCGCACTGAGGACGAGGCCATGGCGGGTGTGCAAGTGATCGCCCGCGAGGCCAAGGCATCGATCACGCAGGTCGAACGGTTGCAGAACCGTCTCGACGATTTGCATGCAGCACGCAACAAGGCGGCAGGCGCGGTCGGCGGGATCGCTTCTGATGTACAGGCGCAATTTGAACGCAGCGACCGGGCCTTGCAGGCGCAGATCGAGCGCGCCAAACGCCAGACTACAACCCCAGCGCCTCGGTCGGCCGCCCCCCGCCCTGCAGCCCAGGCGCGCGCAGTCAGTGCACTGGAGGCCAAGCCCTGCACCTGCCCTGGCGAGACCGCGCGTCCGGCAAAGGTGCCAGCTACGGCCTGCGCAAATGAGCCAATGGAGAACGTCGATTATCGCCTCGGCAAGCCGCTGTTCACGCCGTTGCCAGGCCTGGAGCCGCCTGCGGACAAGGATGACGAGAAGGGTGAGAAGGACGCATCCAAGACCGCGCACAGTCTGGGCGAGATCGCAGTCATCTGGGGTGAGAGCGCGTCGAAGGCCTTCGAAAAATTCCGCAACCAGGGACAGGACGTCGCCAAGGACACCGAGGAGCTGTTCGCCAGGACCTTCACCTCGATGGAAGACGCCGTGGTTGCCTTCGCCACCACCGGCAAGTTTTCGTTCTCTGACTTCGCTCAGTCGGTGTTGGCCGACATGGCCAAGCTGGCGGCGCGCCAGGCTGCGTCGAGCTTGTTGTCGAGCCTGGCCGGGGCGGCGATCAACATGTTCACCAGTACACCTGCGGCAACTCCAGCCACATTTCCCACTATGGACAATTTCAACTTCGCACTCGAGCCGGGCCCGGACTTCGTGCCGAACACCCCTTTTTCCAAAGGCGGCTACACCGGCAACGGCGGCAAGTACGAGCCTGCCGGCATCGTCCATGGCGGTGAGTTCGTCCTGCGCAAGGAAATCGTCAGCCGTCCCGGCATGCGCGACTACCTGGAAAACCTTAACGGCGGCGGCGCCATCGACAGTGGTGGCGGCAGTGCCAGCCAGCCCTTGCTGATGCAGATGACGACGGGCGGTGGCACGGCGATTCAGGTCAGCACGCAGGTCAACGTCCATACCCAGGATCGCAGCGGGCAGGGCATGCAGCTCGACCAGCAGACCCTGCAACAGCAGATGGAGAAACAGATGAAAAGCGCAGCAGAACGGGCGGTGGCCGATTCCTGGCGACCGGGCGGCCTGAGTCATCGCAGCAGTCAAGGGAGGCGCTGA